In Panicum virgatum strain AP13 chromosome 5K, P.virgatum_v5, whole genome shotgun sequence, the genomic window CGGCTGCCTCACTCGTCTCTTCAAGGACATTGTGCTCGCTGTTGAGGAGAATGATGCTGTGCTTCACGATCTCAAGGGTGAAGATGGTGTTGCTTATGCCATCATTGAGCTGCAAGAGGAGTGTGATTCGCGGGGCACCCAGATCCTACGCCGGTATGCTGATTACAGGAAGCTCGCACGTCTTGCATCGGATATTAACTCCTATACAAAGAACCTCCTTTCAGTTGTGGGTTCCATGGCCAGTGCTGCTGGAGGTAACGAAGGGCCTGATCCTAGGGAAATTGAGCTTTATCTTGAGGAGATTCTTGCATTAACACAGCATGGAGAAGACTACACTGAATTTATGGTGAATAAGATCCGTGCATTGAGAGATGTCAAGCCCGAACTTGGGCCACAGGCGATGAAGGCCTTCCGTAATggtagctttaataaaatggaGCAGGATCTGACTGGGTTCTATGTGATCTTTGAGGAGTTTTTCATGGTGGAGAATGTAAGGAAAGCCATACGGATTGATGAGCATGTACCAGATGGTCTCACAACCTCAATGGTGGACGACATATTCTATGTACTGCAGAGTTGCTGCCGTCGGGCTGCATCCACTGCAAGTATTAACTCGGTTCTTGCTGTGCTTGGTGGGGCAACAAGCCTTCTGAGCAATGAGTATCAGGAGGCACTACAGTGGAGGATGCGGGAGCCAAATTTGGGTGCTAAACTGTTCCTTGGTGGTGTTGGAGTCCAGAAGATTGGTGAAGAGATTGCGACTGCACTAAACAACATGGATATCAGCTCTGAATATGTTCTCAAGCTCCGTCATGAGATTGAGGAGCTCTGTGCGGAGGTAAGTGCACCATTTTTTTCCCCATTCTATCCATCTTTTAAGCTGAAAGTGGGACATGTTTAACAAACAGGAATTATATGCATTCCATCATATTCTATCAATTGGAAATGTTCAGTTCTTAAGTTATTAATAACTTGAATTAAATGAAAGGAGCCCACAATGCTTGTGTGTTCTCTGTAGTTGATTGTAATAGTATTACATTACATGTCACGTACATCTGTGTTCATGACTTTGGACTTGTTAATGTCTCTGTTAGCACCAATctatttatgttgatgataactTATTTTGGCATAACATATTTGTGTAGTTTAAACTTAAATTTGTCAAAAATCATCCATGTTAGTTGCTAGTGGTATCACTATCACCTGTGTGCTCAGTCATTTTATAAGTATCTTGTGTCATAGAGAATCTCATAATTCATAAAGACAGCATTTCATTATCTTGGTAAAATTATTTTAACATTGCTTgattctaattctaattcacATCAAAGTTTGGTCTAGTTAGCATTGCTTGATTCTAATTCTAATTCGCAACAAAGATTGGTCTAATGTATTTGTCAGCTGGAAAATGTCGAACTGTTATAGATGCTTGAACTAGCAGCTTCCTAAGTAGAACATCATGATGTTGCACACATTGATACCAGCATTCTATATACAACTTTCTAGTTACTCCTGTTTGGGACTGTCTTTTGAGCCTTCCATAGCAAAACCACTCAATTTAGTGCTAGACAAACAATTATAAAACTAAACGTACTTTGTTGTCGAGACAGTAAGGTCCTGTTTGGTGAGCTCCTGCTTCCGATTCATTGGGTGAAGTGATCCTATGGGAGAAGTGATTCTGTGTCTGAAAGTGATACTCTATGTTCTCTAGGTTAAATTTTAAGTATGAAGTGATTTTGAGCGGGAAATGAATCAGGAGAAGCTACTATTTTTAGCTCTCAACCCTTCAGTTAATTTCAGAGTATTACTTCATGGAATCAGCTTAGAAATAGTTCTTTCTAAAAAACTGTTTGGCTGAGCTTCTTCTGGATTCTGCCAGAAAGCTGGTCTaggagctctgccaaacaggccctaatgGTAAATGATGTGTAAACTATGGCATGTATAATTGTTCTAACAAGATTGTCCCCTGGAACTTGTGCTCCAAAGAATAGAGCACTTATTACGTGTTGTCTTGCAAACAGAACAATGTACAAAATTCTCAGTGATGAACGAGATATGCATCACTTTTAACTTTACCGAGCATTATCTAGAAACAGCGCAGCTAAAATGATGCTTGTTTGCAAGAGATATGTTGAATGAAAATAGCATCTTTAAATGGGACATATGTAGCATAGGCCTGCACTAGCATTTACTATGTAGCACACAAATATCAGACCGGTATATACATAGTCTAGCCAGCAAAAGCATGTCATTCCTGTAAGGGACTAAAATTGTAAGACCTTTGGGGGCTACTGCAGCTAACCCTGGGCACAAAATACCGAGAACCGAATACCGAACCGAAATTACCGAAACCGAAATATTCGGTTCCTATTTCGGTTCCGAGTTTTCAGGAACCGAATTACCAAGGTAAATACCGAAACCGAACCGAGTTTACCGAATTTACCGAACTTACAAGAAATGTGATAAGTTTGAGTGTTGTTATATTAGTGATTGTACTATTGTAGACTACTATATTATGTATTTTGGCACTCATACTTATAGTCATGTGGACTTTTATATGTATTTATATTTTGCACTATTATTATCTATGAGATGATGTTAAAATTAGTCTTTGAACCTACTATTACACCCTCTCTGTGATCAATTCGGTACTGTTCGGTAAATACCGAAACCGAACCGAATTTACCGATACCGAATTTTCTCGGTACCAAGTTTTTTTAGGAACCGATCGGTACCAATTTCTAAGGAACCGAATTTGCAATAGTaccgaagaaccgaaccgatcggttcggtatTTACCGAATGCCCAGGGTGCAGTAAGGCTTGAGCATCTTCATTTGCATCTGTTAGATGGAGTCTTGAATCCTCTGTTCTGCAATGGGTGCAAATGCTCAGCCAATCCTGTATTTGAAAAACAAAGTTTGACCAAACTTTAATTTGCTCACTTCTTATTTTGATTCCTCGATGATCTAGTATGGTAGTGGTACATACATACTTTTGAAACAACACTGTTGAATTTGGTTTCTCTATATTCTCTCCTATAATATAGAATGGACAAATGGTCTTAGGAAATTTTCAGTTGACTGATAATTTATAGTTACCACAAATGAAAGTTCTGAAGGTTTATAGGTGATTTGTTGTTAGTCATTGctaactactccctccattccaaattattagtcgttttggcttttttaGGTGCATAGCTTttgttatgcatctagatatatatcGTGTCTAGAACTCTAGATGCACAGCAAAATCGATGTATGTAGAGAaaccaaaacgactaataatttgggatggagggagtagtgatTTGATTGCCATATCATCGTAGTTGATTAAACTTTGCACTGACTTCTGTGATTGTCCATCAGGTTTTTCATGCTCCAGCTGACCGAGAGAAGATCAAATCCTGTTTATCAGAGCTAGGAGATATCAGTGCTTCCTTCAAGAAGATCCTTCATTCTGGAATGGAGCATTTGGTGGCATCTGTGGCACCGCGCATTCGTCCAGTCCTTGACACTGTTGCTACTGTCAGTTATGAGCTGGATGATGCTGAATATGGGGAAAATGAGGTGAACGACCCATGGGTACAGAAGCTTATACTTGCAGTTAACACTAATGTTGCTTGGCTCCAGCCAGTGATGACATCAAACAACTACGATTCCTTTGTGCACTTGATCATCGACTTCATAGTCAAGAGGCTCGAGGTGATCATGATGCAGAAGAGGTTCAGCCAGCTTGGTGGGCTTCAGCTAGACAAAGAGGTCCGTTCTTTGATCAACCATTTCTCAGAAATGTCCCAGAGACCGGTCCGAGACAAGTTCTCAAGGCTTTCCCAGATGTCGACCATTCTTAACTTTGAGCGTGTATCGGAGATACTGGATTTCTGGGGTGACAATGCTGGTCATCTGA contains:
- the LOC120707035 gene encoding conserved oligomeric Golgi complex subunit 4-like — translated: MAVPSPSPTPRSPRRPEVIVALEPSTVDAQQPLDFGDPACLAALRALTDAGAATRLLHECVAYQRALDARLDSLLACRVDIDRAAASLLRSAPPLLSLAASDATALKESSSSTAALADALSSRVRHLDAAHSRADAALARAEAALDRSRALEAARRALAADDLVAAATAAHEFLTIDARFPTDDHLRRDLLDIKRRLEGLARRRFAAAVDAQDHPAVLRLVSLFPLLALADEGLQVYVAYLKKVVTLRARADFEHLADLTSATQPTSERPDFVGCLTRLFKDIVLAVEENDAVLHDLKGEDGVAYAIIELQEECDSRGTQILRRYADYRKLARLASDINSYTKNLLSVVGSMASAAGGNEGPDPREIELYLEEILALTQHGEDYTEFMVNKIRALRDVKPELGPQAMKAFRNGSFNKMEQDLTGFYVIFEEFFMVENVRKAIRIDEHVPDGLTTSMVDDIFYVLQSCCRRAASTASINSVLAVLGGATSLLSNEYQEALQWRMREPNLGAKLFLGGVGVQKIGEEIATALNNMDISSEYVLKLRHEIEELCAEVFHAPADREKIKSCLSELGDISASFKKILHSGMEHLVASVAPRIRPVLDTVATVSYELDDAEYGENEVNDPWVQKLILAVNTNVAWLQPVMTSNNYDSFVHLIIDFIVKRLEVIMMQKRFSQLGGLQLDKEVRSLINHFSEMSQRPVRDKFSRLSQMSTILNFERVSEILDFWGDNAGHLTWLLTPAEVRRVLGLRIDFRPEAIAALRL